In Oryza brachyantha chromosome 1, ObraRS2, whole genome shotgun sequence, the following are encoded in one genomic region:
- the LOC102704009 gene encoding LOW QUALITY PROTEIN: mitogen-activated protein kinase 16 (The sequence of the model RefSeq protein was modified relative to this genomic sequence to represent the inferred CDS: inserted 2 bases in 1 codon), whose amino-acid sequence MAPRCQPHRASPYALAVSASPTATTGSGTAPESGRGWRSRSRSGDAATQGHXGAQYGRALGAMDAKKASVEPDFFTEYGEASRYEVSEVVGKGSYGVVAAAVDTQTGERVAIKKINDVFEHLSDATRILREIKLLRLLRHPDIVEIKHIMLPPSRREFRDIYIIFELMESDLHQVIKANDDLTPEHHQFFLYQLLRGMKYIHAANVFHRDLKPRNILANADCKVKICDFGLARVSFNDTPSAIFWTDYVATRWYRAPELCGSFFSKYTPAIDIWSVGCIFAEMLMGKPLFPGKNVVHQLDLMTDLLGTPSGETISKIRNEKARRYLSNMRKKPQVPFSQKFPGADPMALHLLERLLAFDPKDRPTAAEALTDPYFTGLANSEREPVTQPISKLEFEFERRKLAKDDVRELIYREILEYHPQMMQNYLRGGDQSNFLYPSGVDRFKRQFAHLEEGVAQGDKTSPKLRQHVSLPRERVVGNGDEPENPTADYCIKLHVGEEPAHASVTDGLNKPLLSSRNFLKSESIGASQCVVIKEKREKDEESMSEYMNEVADGVPQKIAQLKT is encoded by the exons ATGGCTCCTCGGTGTCAACCCCACCGCGCCTCCCCCtacgccctcgccgtctccgcatCCCCAACCGCCACTACCGGCAGCGGCACGGCGCCAGAGAGCGGACGCGGCTGGAGGAGCAGGAGCCGGAGTGGGGACGCGGCCACTCAGGGGCA GGGGGCCCAATACGGTCGGGCGCTCGGCGCCATGGACGCCAAGAAG GCCTCGGTGGAGCCGGATTTCTTCACCGAGTATGGCGAGGCGAGCAGGTACGAGGTCAGCGAGGTGGTCGGGAAGGGCAGTTACGGCGTGGTGGCCGCAGCTGTCGACACTCAAACCGGCGAGCGCGTCGCCATCAAGAAGATCAACGACGTCTTCGAGCATCTCTCCGACGCCACCCGCATCCTCCGCGAGATCAAGCTACTCCGCCTCCTGCGCCACCCGGATATCGTCGAGATCAAGCACATCATGCTGCCACCCTCCCGCCGCGAGTTTCGCGACATCTACATCATCTTCGAGCTCATGGAGTCTGATCTCCACCAGGTCATCAAGGCCAACGACGACCTAACACCCGAGCACCACCAGTTCTTTCTCTACCAGCTGCTTCGTGGGATGAAGTACATTCACGCCGCTAATGTCTTCCACCGTGACCTCAAGCCCAGGAACATTCTTGCCAATGCTGATTGCAAGGTCAAGATTTGTGACTTCGGCCTTGCTCGTGTGTCTTTCAACGACACCCCGTCGGCTATATTCTGGAcg GATTATGTGGCAACAAGATGGTATCGTGCTCCAGAGTTGTGCGGCTCTTTCTTTTCGAAG TACACTCCTGCAATTGATATTTGGAGCGTTGGATGTATATTTGCTGAAATGCTTATGGGAAAGCCACTCTTTCCTGGAAAGAATGTGGTACATCAATTGGATCTCATGACCGACTTACTTGGCACTCCATCAGGAGAAACCATTTCCAAG ATTCGGAATGAGAAAGCTCGACGATATTTGAGCAACATGAGAAAAAAGCCTCAAGTCCCTTTTTCTCAGAAATTTCCTGGTGCGGACCCAATGGCTCTCCATTTGCTTGAACGACTACTTGCTTTTGATCCCAAGGATCGACCAACTGCTGCAGAG GCCTTGACAGATCCATACTTTACTGGGTTGGCAAATTCGGAACGTGAACCTGTAACACAACCCATCTCAAaacttgaatttgaatttgagaGAAGGAAGCTAGCAAAAGATGATGTTCGGGAATTAATTTACAGAGAG ATTTTAGAGTACCATCCTCAGATGATGCAGAATTATCTTCGCGGTGGGGATCAGTCAAACTTTTTGTACCCCAG TGGGGTGGATCGTTTCAAGAGGCAATTTGCTCATCTCGAAGAAGGTGTGGCACAGGGTGACAAAACTAGCCCAAAGCTAAGGCAGCATGTTTCCTTACCAAG GGAAAGAGTTGTTGGCAATGGTGATGAACCTGAAAATCCAACTGCAGATTACTGCATAAAGTTACATGTAGGTGAGGAACCGGCACACGCATCAGTGACGGATGGACTGAACAAGCCACTATTAAGTTCTCGTAACTTCTTGAAGAGCGAAAGCATCGGTGCTTCCCAGTGTGTTGTCATAAAAGAAAAGCGAGAAAAAGAT GAAGAATCGATGTCAGAGTATATGAATGAAGTAGCAGATGGGGTACCGCAGAAGATTGCTCAATTGAAAACATAA
- the LOC102704287 gene encoding LOW QUALITY PROTEIN: oleosin (The sequence of the model RefSeq protein was modified relative to this genomic sequence to represent the inferred CDS: inserted 2 bases in 2 codons; substituted 2 bases at 2 genomic stop codons): MADRSPSVRAALPRPPLSQHGHALMDLPLRQRVPHXHVYYDSASLIGFLALAVTLVALLALAGVTLTVAFVALAILXLALLTGLLCVPMVIVVFVSGTSSIFGLCLTVVALGAGTXAYRYFTGRHLVGAYRVDYDTGLGSGAVWWAXAREHGAQPCVRVKDAAPGA, encoded by the exons ATGGCAGACCGGTCTCCCAGCGTGCGCGCAGCCTTACCCCGTCCCCCGCTGTCGCAGCATGGCCATGCTCTGATGGACCTCCCGCTACGTCAGCGCGTTCCGCATTAGCACGTTTATTACGACTCCGCCAGCCTCATCGGCTTCTTGGCCCTAGCCGTCACCCTCGTTGCGCTCCTTGCCCTTGCGGGTGTCACGCTCACTGTCGCCTTTGTCGCGCTCGCCATTC AGCTCGCTCTCCTAACTGGCCTTCTCTGCGTGCCGATGGTAATCGTGGTCTTCGTCTCCGGGACATCCTCGATCTTCGGCTTGTGCCTTACCGTGGTGGCGCTAGGAGCCGGCACGTAGGCGTACCGGTACTTCACGGGGCGGCACCTGGTCGGGGCATATCGGGTAGACTACGACACGGGCTTAGGGAGCGGTGCGGTGTGGTGGG ATGCGCGGGAGCACGGCGCACAACCCTGCGTCCGCGTGAAGGACGCCGCTCCTGGGGCGTAG
- the LOC102704563 gene encoding uncharacterized protein LOC102704563, protein MVITSLQLSPPIHGLPATARNGCGGRRLLTSVACCKHNQPTIVQGARLTSSLSRRDTLIFMSSAFIATLLVAGPAPAGARTSRQENKRKVREKLEKLREKALGPDDRNGASGKKESVANLLLPPKLVEATI, encoded by the exons ATGGTAATCACGTCTCTGCAGCTTTCCCCTCCAATCCATGGCcttccggcgacggcgagaaaTGGCTGCGGCGGCAGAAGGCTACTGACGTCTGTGGCGTGCTGCAAGCACAACCAG CCAACTATTGTTCAAGGAGCAAGGCTAACAAGCAGCTTATCCCGTAGAGATACCCTGATATTCATGTCATCTGCGTTCATAGCAACGCTGTTGGTGGCTGGTCCTGCACCTGCAGGCGCAAGAACCTCCAGGCAAGAGAACAAGAGGAAAGTAAGggagaagctggagaagctccGAGAGAAGGCATTAGGCCCAGATGATAGAAATGGAGCCAGCGGTAAGAAGGAATCCGTGGCGAATTTGTTGCTTCCTCCTAAATTGGTCGAGGCCACCATTTGA